A window of Hyperolius riggenbachi isolate aHypRig1 chromosome 1, aHypRig1.pri, whole genome shotgun sequence contains these coding sequences:
- the LOC137542204 gene encoding speedy protein A-like — protein MMKRRLTSPDDAKTRSQKRKRGSSLMFTLEEVAAFFNIFEDGMVKGFLQRDMCYRIADKYLLAMTFVYFKRVRMDYRFYSPTAFFIALYLANCVEEEDQGLRKEILPWTLGVYWENCKKFFLNARDQLWREMGFNAIVSKELCEEVMALAPDHPIWRRNRLDHHGDAVKLCHQTEVVSVRGPYAPPPPGCIECDEWHTQSQYPDDFYSSPPC, from the exons ATGATGAAGCGTAGACTGACCAGCCCAGACGACGCTAAAACCAGAAGCCAGAAAAGAAAGAGGGGATCTTCCCTCATGTTCACACTTGAAGAGGTGGCggcattttttaatatatttg AGGATGGCATGGTGAAGGGGTTCCTGCAAAGGGACATGTGTTATCGGATCGCAGACAAG TATCTCCTGGCCATGACCTTCGTATATTTTAAGCGAGTTCGGATGGATTACAGATTCTATTCACCGACTGCATTTTTTATTGCTCT ATATTTAGCCAACTGTGTGGAGGAGGAAGATCAAGGCCTGAGAAAGGAGATCCTGCCCTGGACATTGGGAGTCTACTGGGAGAACTGTAAGAAGTTCTTCCTCAATGCCAGAGACCAGCTGTGGCGGGAGATGGGATTTAATGCCATTGTAAGCAAGGAGCTCTGTGAGGAG GTAATGGCTTTAGCCCCGGACCACCCTATCTGGAGACGAAACCGGCTCGATCATCATGGAGATGCTGTGAAATTGTGCCATCAAACAGAGGTCGTGTCAGTTCGTGGTCCTTATGCTCCGCCCCCACCAGGATGCATAGAGTGTGATGAATGGCACACACAGAGCCAGTATCCTGACGACTTCTACAGCAGCCCCCCTTGCTGA